The following proteins are encoded in a genomic region of Pelodictyon phaeoclathratiforme BU-1:
- a CDS encoding 2-isopropylmalate synthase, producing MKEKIIVFDTTLRDGEQSPGASLNVQEKVEIARQLEKLGVDVIEAGFPASSPLQLEAVQRVSAESKAVVAALARAVEKDITAAWKALQQARKPRIHTFIGTSDIHITGKFGSDRYGLSLQEKRQTVLNMAVNAVTFAKTFTSDIEFSAEDAGRTDQGFLAEIIEAVIAAGATTVNIPDTTGYTWPSEFGRKIADLRSRVSNIGNAIISVHCHNDLGLAVANTLSAVEHGARQVECSMNGIGERAGNASLEEIVMALKVRSDLHNFYTDIVTEELYNTSRMVSTFTGIIIQPNKAIVGDNAFSHESGIHQDGMLKNRQTYEVMTPESVGVPQTSIVLGRHSGKHGLSSRLLSLGYNLDDTELEAVYKRFVEVADKKKEVYDDDLRVLMGDERSKPKNAYELDYLHINSGTASIPTATIRIRHKEQIFEESAIGDGPVDACFRAIERALGIESMVTSYSVRSTTAGRQALGEALVRIRDKNVSFNGRGVSTDIIEASAKAYLQALGLRQHHFDNITTETIESGV from the coding sequence GTGAAAGAGAAGATAATCGTATTTGATACAACCCTGCGCGACGGAGAGCAATCCCCCGGGGCCTCGCTCAATGTGCAGGAAAAGGTAGAAATTGCCCGGCAGCTTGAAAAACTTGGGGTAGATGTGATAGAGGCTGGTTTTCCGGCTTCATCACCCCTGCAACTTGAAGCGGTTCAGCGGGTAAGCGCAGAGTCCAAAGCCGTTGTGGCCGCACTGGCCAGAGCGGTGGAAAAGGACATTACCGCCGCCTGGAAGGCGCTGCAGCAGGCACGCAAACCCCGCATTCACACCTTTATCGGCACCTCCGATATTCATATCACCGGGAAATTCGGCAGTGACCGTTACGGCCTCAGCCTGCAGGAAAAGCGGCAAACCGTTCTCAACATGGCGGTGAACGCCGTAACCTTTGCCAAAACCTTCACTTCGGATATTGAATTTTCCGCTGAAGATGCAGGACGCACCGATCAGGGTTTTCTCGCAGAAATCATCGAAGCCGTTATTGCGGCAGGTGCAACCACCGTCAACATTCCCGACACCACAGGCTATACCTGGCCTTCAGAATTTGGCCGGAAAATAGCCGACCTCCGGAGCCGCGTCAGCAACATCGGCAATGCCATCATCAGTGTCCACTGCCATAACGACCTCGGTCTTGCCGTAGCAAACACACTCAGTGCAGTTGAACATGGCGCTCGTCAGGTGGAGTGCTCCATGAACGGCATCGGAGAGCGGGCCGGAAACGCTTCGCTCGAAGAGATTGTGATGGCGCTGAAAGTACGCAGCGACCTGCACAACTTCTACACCGATATCGTCACCGAAGAGCTCTACAATACGAGCCGTATGGTCTCGACCTTTACCGGCATCATTATCCAGCCCAACAAGGCAATTGTTGGCGACAATGCATTTTCACACGAATCGGGCATTCACCAGGACGGGATGCTGAAAAACCGGCAAACCTATGAGGTGATGACACCTGAATCGGTAGGAGTGCCGCAAACAAGCATCGTGCTTGGCCGCCACTCCGGCAAACACGGTCTCTCATCCCGTCTTCTGAGCCTTGGCTATAACCTTGATGATACCGAACTCGAAGCGGTCTACAAGCGCTTTGTTGAAGTTGCCGACAAAAAAAAAGAGGTCTATGACGATGACCTGAGAGTGCTGATGGGCGATGAACGGAGCAAGCCGAAAAACGCTTATGAGCTCGATTACCTCCACATCAACAGCGGTACAGCCTCAATTCCGACCGCAACCATCAGGATCCGGCACAAAGAGCAGATCTTTGAAGAATCCGCAATCGGCGACGGCCCGGTAGATGCCTGCTTCAGAGCCATTGAGCGTGCCCTTGGCATCGAATCGATGGTTACCTCCTACTCCGTCCGCTCCACCACTGCCGGACGTCAGGCACTCGGAGAGGCGCTTGTCCGCATCCGGGACAAGAATGTCTCCTTTAACGGAAGAGGGGTCTCGACCGATATCATAGAGGCCAGCGCCAAAGCCTATCTGCAGGCTCTCGGCCTGCGCCAGCATCATTTTGACAACATCACTACAGAAACCATAGAAAGCGGGGTTTAA
- a CDS encoding 3-isopropylmalate dehydratase large subunit yields the protein MAQTITQKILSKAANRKFVDAGESVWLNVDILLTHDVCGPPTFDIFKQEFGADAKVWDPRKVVVLPDHYIFTANEHAHRNIDLLRQFAKEQQLEHYYDVGTDRYKGVCHVALAEEGFNLPGTVLFGTDSHTCTSGAFGMFGSGIGNTDAAFILGTGKLWEKVPESILFTFDGQMPEYLTAKDLILQILGDITTDGATYCAMEFDGEAIFSLPMEERMTLTNMAIEAGGMNGIIAADSIAENYVKARSQKPYELFQSDPDARYHSKYRYDVRTLEPVVAQPHSPDNRATVRSVQGTKITKSYIGSCTGGKLTDFMMAAKILKGHKVSVTTNIVPATVKVARDLECELYDGQSLKQIFEDAGCTIALPSCAACLGGPADTVGRSVDNDVVVSTTNRNFPGRMGSKHAGVYLASPLTAAASAITGKLTDPRDFL from the coding sequence ATGGCACAAACAATAACCCAGAAGATCCTTTCAAAAGCCGCAAACAGAAAATTTGTCGACGCTGGTGAAAGCGTTTGGCTGAATGTCGACATCCTCCTTACCCACGATGTCTGCGGGCCACCAACCTTTGATATTTTCAAGCAGGAATTTGGCGCCGACGCAAAAGTATGGGATCCCCGTAAAGTTGTCGTCCTGCCTGACCACTATATTTTTACGGCAAACGAGCACGCCCATCGCAACATTGATCTCTTGCGCCAGTTTGCAAAAGAGCAGCAGCTTGAGCACTACTATGATGTCGGCACCGACCGCTACAAAGGCGTCTGCCATGTAGCCCTGGCGGAAGAGGGATTCAATCTGCCCGGCACCGTGCTCTTCGGAACCGACTCCCATACCTGTACTTCCGGAGCTTTCGGCATGTTCGGCTCGGGCATTGGCAACACCGATGCAGCCTTCATTCTTGGCACTGGCAAGCTCTGGGAAAAAGTTCCGGAATCCATCCTCTTCACCTTCGATGGTCAGATGCCCGAATATCTGACAGCAAAAGATCTCATTCTGCAGATTCTTGGCGACATCACAACCGACGGCGCAACCTATTGTGCGATGGAATTTGACGGCGAAGCGATTTTTTCCCTTCCGATGGAAGAGAGAATGACCCTGACCAACATGGCCATCGAAGCGGGTGGCATGAACGGCATCATCGCAGCAGACAGCATCGCAGAAAATTATGTCAAGGCAAGAAGCCAGAAACCCTACGAGCTCTTCCAGAGCGACCCGGATGCCCGATATCACAGCAAGTACCGCTACGACGTCAGGACGCTTGAACCTGTGGTTGCACAGCCGCACAGCCCCGACAACCGCGCCACCGTCAGAAGTGTTCAGGGAACAAAGATTACCAAGTCCTATATCGGCTCCTGCACCGGCGGCAAACTGACCGATTTTATGATGGCCGCAAAAATTCTGAAGGGTCATAAGGTTTCCGTTACCACCAACATCGTGCCAGCCACAGTAAAGGTTGCCCGTGACCTTGAGTGCGAACTCTACGACGGACAGAGCCTGAAACAGATCTTTGAAGATGCCGGATGCACCATTGCCCTTCCCTCATGCGCCGCATGTCTGGGTGGCCCTGCCGATACCGTCGGACGCTCGGTTGACAACGATGTTGTCGTCTCAACCACAAACCGCAATTTCCCCGGACGAATGGGCAGCAAACATGCAGGGGTATACCTTGCCTCCCCACTCACAGCAGCCGCATCGGCAATTACGGGTAAACTCACCGATCCGAGAGATTTCCTCTGA
- a CDS encoding LeuD/DmdB family oxidoreductase small subunit, translating to METIIQGKAYVLGKNIDTDQIIPAEHLVYSLSDPEEVILYGKYALSGVPPEQGGLPQGNILFIEEGSCHSNYTIIIAGPNFGCGSSREHAPFALKVAGVKAIVAESYARIFYRNCVDGGFAIPYESAEQLNQLIKTGDELKIDVEANTIENLTSNITYKLNPLGDVFNIVEAGGIFAYARQENLMPQH from the coding sequence ATGGAAACCATCATTCAGGGAAAAGCCTACGTTTTAGGCAAAAATATTGATACCGACCAGATCATTCCAGCCGAACATCTGGTCTACAGCCTCTCCGATCCCGAAGAGGTGATTCTCTACGGCAAATATGCCCTTTCAGGAGTACCACCCGAACAGGGAGGGCTGCCCCAGGGCAACATCCTCTTCATCGAGGAGGGAAGCTGCCACTCAAACTATACGATCATCATTGCCGGGCCAAACTTCGGTTGCGGATCGTCACGGGAGCACGCTCCCTTCGCCCTCAAGGTTGCCGGAGTCAAGGCCATTGTAGCCGAATCGTACGCACGTATTTTTTATCGCAACTGCGTTGACGGCGGTTTTGCCATCCCCTACGAAAGTGCGGAACAACTGAACCAGCTCATCAAAACCGGTGACGAACTGAAAATCGACGTCGAAGCCAACACCATCGAAAATCTGACAAGCAACATCACCTACAAGCTCAATCCCCTTGGCGATGTCTTCAATATTGTTGAGGCTGGCGGTATTTTTGCCTATGCCCGTCAGGAAAATTTAATGCCCCAACACTGA
- the cimA gene encoding citramalate synthase: MTVTTKKIELYDTTLRDGTQGEHINLSVQDKLLIAQKLDEFGMDYIEGGWPSSNPKDEEFFIKARQLSFKHARLTAFGSTARFVKSVESDPNLLGLLHSETPVITIFGKTWQAHSEKSLGISDEENAELIYRSVAFLKQQGREVFFDAEHFFDGYKNNPEFALKMLLSAVEGGASRIVLCDTNGGSLPHEVTDIVSRVLAVTGVPVGIHSHNDGDLAVANSIASVMAGATHIQGTINGIGERCGNANLISIIPNVMLKLQRSFTFVEHLTQLTSLSKFVYEILNMPSNTRAPFVGKSAFAHKGGIHVSAVMKESSLYEHINPTQVGNRQRVLVSELAGQSNIRYKAHELGITLPEKSELFKNIVHHIKELEHEGYQFDGAEASFELLLHKEIGNFKPFFEVLETKVHIESSKNAKNVDQAVLKVRVGEEIEHIAADGDGPVNALDKALRKALIHFYPEIKSIKLVDYKVRVLEEKRGTSAKVRVLIESSNGRFTWGTVGVSTNIIEASLHALEDSMNYHLFTLKASAPAAKQVPQG, from the coding sequence ATGACTGTTACCACAAAAAAAATAGAACTTTACGACACCACCCTCCGTGATGGCACACAGGGTGAGCATATCAACCTCTCGGTTCAGGACAAGCTCCTTATCGCACAGAAGCTTGACGAATTCGGCATGGACTATATCGAAGGTGGATGGCCGAGCAGCAACCCGAAAGATGAAGAGTTTTTCATCAAGGCACGGCAGCTTTCGTTCAAACATGCCAGGCTCACCGCCTTCGGTTCAACAGCCCGTTTTGTAAAAAGCGTTGAAAGCGACCCCAACCTGCTCGGGCTGCTCCACTCCGAAACACCGGTGATCACCATCTTCGGCAAAACATGGCAGGCACACTCTGAAAAAAGTCTTGGTATTTCCGATGAAGAGAATGCCGAACTGATCTATCGCTCCGTTGCCTTTCTCAAGCAGCAGGGACGAGAGGTCTTTTTTGATGCCGAACACTTTTTCGATGGCTACAAAAACAACCCGGAATTTGCCCTGAAAATGCTCCTTTCAGCCGTTGAGGGTGGAGCGTCAAGAATTGTACTTTGCGACACCAACGGAGGTTCACTGCCCCATGAGGTGACCGATATCGTATCCCGTGTTCTGGCCGTCACCGGTGTTCCTGTGGGTATTCACAGCCACAATGATGGTGATCTCGCCGTAGCAAACTCCATCGCCTCCGTCATGGCTGGAGCAACCCATATCCAGGGAACCATCAACGGCATCGGCGAACGGTGCGGCAACGCCAACCTCATCAGCATTATTCCCAACGTCATGCTGAAGCTGCAACGCTCATTCACCTTTGTCGAGCACCTCACCCAGCTCACCTCACTCTCGAAGTTTGTCTACGAGATTCTCAACATGCCGTCAAATACCCGGGCGCCTTTTGTCGGGAAATCGGCATTTGCCCACAAAGGGGGTATCCATGTCAGCGCAGTCATGAAAGAGAGCTCACTCTACGAGCATATCAACCCCACACAGGTCGGAAACCGCCAAAGGGTCCTTGTCTCCGAGCTTGCCGGCCAGAGCAACATCCGGTACAAGGCACACGAACTCGGCATCACCCTGCCCGAAAAAAGCGAACTCTTCAAGAATATCGTGCACCACATCAAGGAGCTCGAACACGAAGGGTACCAGTTTGACGGAGCCGAAGCCTCATTCGAACTCCTGCTGCATAAAGAGATCGGCAACTTCAAGCCATTTTTTGAAGTGCTTGAAACCAAGGTGCATATCGAATCGAGCAAGAACGCCAAAAACGTCGACCAGGCAGTACTCAAGGTCAGGGTTGGAGAGGAGATAGAACATATCGCCGCCGACGGTGACGGCCCGGTCAACGCCCTCGACAAGGCGCTCCGCAAAGCGCTGATCCACTTCTACCCCGAAATCAAGAGCATCAAGCTGGTTGACTATAAAGTTCGTGTACTCGAAGAAAAACGGGGAACCAGCGCCAAGGTGCGGGTACTGATAGAGTCAAGCAATGGCCGCTTCACCTGGGGAACAGTCGGTGTCTCCACAAACATCATTGAAGCAAGCCTCCACGCCCTTGAAGACAGCATGAACTACCACCTCTTCACGCTGAAGGCATCAGCTCCTGCTGCAAAACAGGTACCACAGGGATGA
- a CDS encoding coenzyme F420 hydrogenase/dehydrogenase beta subunit N-terminal domain-containing protein translates to MPTSDKGLCSSCGLCSNQAWPVEQSLQSCVFKNGWLGEREKQLFGRERKLDDPVEMRFGITLDRFTAQLKLPLPGSQWSGIITRMAMKAFEEKLVEGVVSLQHTPGNHFFSQPVLARNSDEIYATRGNKPVLSPLLSSLESAYHQGLKKVLVIGAACHLHTLRDFKERFEYLQEMELLTI, encoded by the coding sequence ATGCCTACTTCAGACAAAGGACTCTGCAGTTCATGCGGTCTCTGTTCCAATCAGGCTTGGCCGGTTGAACAAAGTCTCCAAAGCTGTGTTTTTAAAAATGGCTGGCTCGGCGAAAGGGAGAAACAGCTTTTCGGGCGGGAACGCAAGCTCGATGATCCGGTTGAAATGCGCTTTGGCATCACACTTGACCGTTTTACAGCTCAACTGAAACTGCCGCTACCCGGATCGCAGTGGAGCGGAATCATTACCCGAATGGCCATGAAGGCCTTTGAAGAGAAGCTTGTTGAAGGCGTTGTATCGCTGCAGCACACTCCCGGCAACCATTTTTTCTCTCAACCGGTGTTAGCCCGAAACAGCGATGAGATCTACGCAACAAGAGGCAATAAACCGGTGCTCTCCCCACTCTTATCCTCCCTTGAAAGCGCATATCATCAGGGGCTGAAAAAAGTCCTTGTCATTGGAGCGGCATGTCACCTCCATACACTCCGGGATTTCAAGGAACGATTCGAATACCTGCAAGAGATGGAGCTCCTCACCATATGA
- a CDS encoding Coenzyme F420 hydrogenase/dehydrogenase, beta subunit C-terminal domain, with protein MSKSPDTACHMEFMQDFRIHIRHLDGSIEKVPFFSLPEELSNPAIFPSACMSCFDYLNSLADITVGYIGAELKPKQKRQWILVRTETGQKLLKLIEAELERFPESGKWECRSFVENTTKRIIESMKERDKEYSSKSRIPLWLGNLLAGALGMIGPKGVGFAHYSVDFHLIRHYYYLKFRHPERIEKLVPRHVRVILEEYGLPL; from the coding sequence ATGTCGAAATCACCCGATACCGCCTGCCATATGGAGTTCATGCAGGACTTCAGGATTCACATCCGTCACCTTGACGGCAGCATTGAAAAAGTCCCCTTCTTCAGCCTTCCGGAAGAGCTTTCAAATCCCGCCATCTTCCCCTCTGCATGTATGAGCTGCTTTGACTATCTCAACAGCCTTGCCGACATCACCGTAGGCTATATCGGAGCAGAACTGAAGCCAAAGCAGAAGCGGCAATGGATTCTGGTACGAACCGAAACAGGGCAAAAACTGCTAAAGCTGATTGAAGCTGAACTCGAACGGTTTCCGGAATCAGGCAAGTGGGAGTGCCGATCATTTGTCGAAAACACGACGAAACGCATCATCGAGAGCATGAAGGAGAGGGATAAAGAGTATTCATCGAAAAGCAGAATCCCGCTCTGGCTCGGCAACCTGCTTGCAGGAGCGCTTGGCATGATCGGGCCAAAAGGGGTCGGGTTTGCCCACTACTCGGTTGACTTTCATCTGATCAGGCATTACTACTACCTCAAATTCCGCCACCCGGAGCGGATCGAAAAGCTGGTGCCACGGCATGTCCGGGTTATCCTTGAGGAATACGGACTTCCCCTTTGA
- a CDS encoding SDR family oxidoreductase, which translates to MGKTVVITGSTRGIGFGLAEDGWEDGVGATEETEPFCLKRSSFKGEVRIPQG; encoded by the coding sequence ATGGGAAAAACGGTTGTTATTACCGGCAGCACCAGGGGGATAGGGTTTGGTCTTGCAGAGGATGGTTGGGAAGATGGTGTTGGCGCCACTGAGGAGACGGAACCTTTTTGCCTGAAGCGCTCCTCTTTCAAAGGGGAAGTCCGTATTCCTCAAGGATAA
- a CDS encoding type II toxin-antitoxin system Phd/YefM family antitoxin encodes MHTITLHDAENQLVRLVEQAALGKAFIISKAGRPMVKVIPYDSMTGSSERLGFMIGEISVPEDFDRMGSSEIAGLFNENAQ; translated from the coding sequence ATGCACACAATTACGCTGCATGATGCGGAAAATCAGCTTGTGAGATTGGTTGAGCAGGCAGCGCTTGGCAAGGCTTTTATTATCAGCAAGGCGGGACGACCGATGGTTAAAGTGATACCCTATGACTCTATGACTGGGAGTTCAGAACGCCTTGGTTTTATGATTGGTGAAATTTCTGTGCCGGAAGATTTCGATCGTATGGGCAGTAGCGAGATTGCTGGGTTATTTAACGAAAATGCACAGTGA